From Campylobacter pinnipediorum subsp. caledonicus:
CTACAGGTAGTCTGTCTTCACATTTGAGTTTGATTGATTTTGCTGCGCCGACAGCCAATGAGATAGATGTCGAGCTGTGTCCAGCTATAAAATAATCAGCTTCACTTTCGCTTGGCTTTGAAAAGCCACTTATGCCACCAAATTGCCTAAGTGTTTCAAAATCATCCCATCTATCCGTTAAAAGTTTATGTGCATAAGATTGGTGGCTTACATCAAAAATAAATGGATCTTTTTTAACATCAAAAACATAATGCATAGCTACTATAAGCTCAACTGCCCCTATATTTGAACTAAGATGTCCTCCATTTTTACTAACTACATCTATTATTCTTTTTCTTATTTTTTCACACAGCTGGTTTAGTTCTTCTAAATTTAAATTTTTTATATCCATTTTTTATTCCATCAAAGTCTTTAATTTTTCAATTCTAGTTTGAAGCGTTGCATCAATATTGCCCAGCTCACTTATAATAACAACACCGCCCTTGCTAATAGCATCATCTAATTCTATTTTAATGTGTGAATTTTCTAAAAAAGCATTTTTTAGATACTCGCCATCATCAGGATTTACTCTAAGAGTTATATTTTTTGCATCTTTTATATCTTGAAGTAAATTTTTAGTTACCGCATAAGCTATTTTTTCTGATTTTTGTTCTACTTCAGAACCAATAACCTCTTTTGCTATACTTATTGATGTTTCGGCCAAGTCCTGCTCGTTTTTAAGTATAAATTCATCAAGTTCATTAAATTTAACTGCGAGTTTTTCAATGGAAGCATTAAATTTATCATTTAGCTCTTTAAGTTTTGCGTCAAAAGCCGAATTTGACTCAGCGATGCCTTCATTTTTACCATCTTCTTTTGCTCTTGCAACTTCTGCCTCTAGCCTTTTTGTAAACTCACTCTCTTGGTTTTCTATCTGCATTTGAAGTTTTATCATATTTGAGCTAAGCTCATCTGTTTTTTTAAGCAATTCTTCAACAAATCCTGCATCAAAATTTGATGATTTATTTTGAGTTTCATAAGACTGTATATTTTGTTGGTTAATATTATTTTGTTGTGGCTCTATATTTTTATTATTTTCATCTTCAGAAGAAGACGAGGTGTGTTGCTCATGCGAAATCTTATCTTTTTCATTAGACATATCACTACCCAAAACTTTAAAACGATAATTTTCAACAAAATGCTTATTGGCAATTTCGTTTGTTATAACACTGCTTTTCATTATTCTATCATCTCATCTGCTTCACCAACTTGGAACACACCTTGTTCTGCTAGTGCTTGAACAGCCTCAACTATGCGTCTTTGGGAATCTTCCACATCCTTAACTCTAACAGCACCCAAATACCCCATCTCCTCTTTAAAAGCTTCAGCTGCTCTTTGAGACATGTTGGATAAAAATTTATCTTTTAAGCTATCACTGCTACCTTTAAGTGCAACCATAAGATCCTTCTTCTCTACATTTTTTAAAATCTCACGTATAGCGTTAGCATTAAGTGTGCTAATATCTTCAAATGTAAACATAAGCTCTTTAATGGTGTTTGCTAGTTTTTCATCATTTTGCTCTATATATGATATGGTTGCCTTAGAAGCTTTTTGACCTAGTCTATTAAGCATTTCAGCAACAGCCCTTGGTCCACCAACTTCAACCTTGTAAGATGTAAGACTTTCAAGCTTACCTTCAAGGACTGTTGATACACGTTTTATGACAGATGGGCTAATATCGCCTAAATTAGCCATTCTTATAACAACATCGCTTCTTAATTCATCTGGAAAATAAGCAAGTGTTTCGGCGGCCCCCGTAGCATCCATGTGTGCTAAAATAAGAGCTATTGTTTGTGGGTGTTCTTTTACTATAAAATCAGCAAGTTGTTGCGGTTTTATCTTTGTAAGATAACCAAAGCTTTTTGTATTTTCCATACTTTTTGCTAATTTATCAAGAATCTTTTGAGCTGCTTCAGGTCCAAATGTCCTATACAAAATTTCCTTAGCATACTCAAGACCACCACTTCTCATATATTGGTTTGATTGCATTAACGCATAAAACTCTTCAAGTATAGCACCAGCCACTTGTTTATCAATATTTTTAGAAGTTGCTATATAACCTGAGATATCAGTTATAACATCAACATCCATATGAGAAAATAACAAACTTGTAGATTCCTCTCCAAGCTGTATTAAAAGTATAGCAATCTTTTCTGGCATTGATAAATCGTCATATATGAGCTTTTGTTGATCTGATAGTTTTATAGCCATTTACAACTCCTTGCGAACATTAAAATCGCTGTCATTTTTTACCATATCTTGAAGCAAAATTGATATCTCTTCGCTTCTTTCTTGAACTATACCCTTCATCTTTTCAAGCAATACATCGTATTTAAGCTCATCTTCATTAAACTCACCAGTAAGACCAAGCTGCTCTTCGACTTTTTTCTTGGCTGCCTTAAATTTCTCCAAGGTGTCCTCATCATCTATCTCTAAATTTTCAAGGTGATCGATACCCAAGTCATCTTCATCTTCTTTAATATCTTCAAGCATCTTTTGCATAAATACAACGATAACTTTTTTGTAGAATAAATATAGCAAAAATATAGCAAAAATATATTTAAGCAAAGGCATAAAAGGAATAATATAATCTTGCATAAACCCATTTACTTTTTGGGTTGGAGAGACCCTTGTTAAATTTTTAAACTCAAAGTTATCAAGCGTTACCTCATCGCCCCTACTAGCATTAAAACCAATAGCTTGTTTTATCAAATTTGTAATTGAAGCTTTTTGAGAGTCGTTTAAAGATATATATTCAAATTCATCTAATAAATTTCCATTTTCATCTTTTTTATTCTGATAAATACCATCAACAACAACGGCTGCGCTAACTCTTAAAATAGTAGCAAACTGACCTTTTACATTTGTAATTTTTTTAGAAATTTCATAATTTGTTTGCTGAGAACTTTTATTATACTGTTCTTCCAATTTGTTATCATCAAGACCTTCTACAGGACCTATGTTGCTTACAGCGCCAGGAACACCTTGGATATCATTTTTTGTCCTGCCCTGTCTTTTTTCTTCTACGTTACTTTCGCTTCTAACAACATTGTTTGGATCATAAACCTCACTTTGAGAGTCTTTTTTGTCAAAATCAAACTCTATATTTACCTTAGCAACAACTTTGTTAGTTCCGCCAACTATTGGTGCTAGCACGTTTATTATTTTTTGTTCGTAATTATTTTCAAATTCTTTTTTGTAGCGAATTTGCTGAATTATCATCTCACTATCAAAGCCATCTTCTTCACCTAATGCTACACCATCTTGATTTACTATTTTTACATTTTCTAAGGTTAAATTTGTAACAGAAGCTGCGACTAGATTTTTAATACCAAAAATTTGCTTTGCACCAAGAGAACCACCTGATTTTAACTCAAGCACAACAGATGCTGTTGGTGGGCTTTGTCTTTCTGTAAATACCGTTTCTTTTGGAAATGCTATTCTGATTGTAGCCTTGGTTATTGGAGCAAGGCTTTCTATCGTTCTTGCAAGCTCACCTTCTAATGCTCTTTGATATTTAACCCTTTGCTCGACATCTGTGGCTCCAAATTCTTGCTTGTCAAAAATTTCAAATCCAATCTTGCTCTCTTTTGGGATACCAAGAGTTGCAACAGATATTCGTTCCTTATAAACATCAGCATTTGGAACAAGTATAGTGCCTTCATTTACAAGTTTATAATCCACCCCATCTTTTGTGAGCTGATCTATAATTAAAGCTGAATCATTTGCGCTTATATTTTCAAATAAAACACTATATCCAGCATAGGTATTTGTCTTTGACTTAAACAGAGTCAAAAAAACCAAAAAACCAACAACAACAACAACCGAACTAGCTATTACTATTTTTTGTCTTAAAGATAATTTTTGATAAACTTGACTTATTTGTTGAAGTAATGCTTTTAAATCCATGCTTTTACTTTAAAATTTCCCTTAAATGTTCTAAAACTTTAGTGTTTTGTTCTGATGTGCCTATCGTAATACGAATAGCATTCAAACCATAGCTTTGCAAATCTCTTAAAATTATACCTTTTTTTAAGAGATTTTGACATATATCTGTGCTATTTTGCTCTTTAAATTTAAGAGTTATAAAATTTGCATAGCTTGGTATATACTCTATATTTAAACTATCGGCAACAGTTTCATATCTTTTCATTTCCAAAAAATTGCTCTTTACACATTCATCAACAAAATTTTGATCTTGTAATGCCAAAATAGCAGCCCTTAAACTAAGAGTTGTTATATTAAAAGGTGGTCTTAATTTATTTAATTCAGAGATTATAAATTTATTTGCAATCCCATAACCAATACGCATTCCACCAAGCCCATAAGCTTTTGAAAATGTTCCTAAAAATATAGCATTTTCAAAATTTTCAATCAAATATTTAGCTTGTATAAGCTTATCTTTATCCTTAAAACTAGCAAATTCCATATAAGCACAATCAACAACGACCAAAACATTCTTTTTGATTTTGTTTATAAATTTATAAACATCTTTTGCATCAGCACACTCACCAAGTGGATTGTTTGGCAGACACAAAAATATAATGCTTATTTTGTCTTTATTTGCCTTATAAAGTTCTTTTAGCTCTTTTAAATTATGTGTTTTTGATTTTGTTCTAATAATCTCAGCGCCAACCTGTTTGGCATAAATTTCATACATAGCAAATGTTGCACCAGCCATCAAAACAGCACTTTTTTTATTTGCCTTTGTATGCACACAAAACTCAATAATCTGATCACTTCCAGCTCCAATTATAATATTTGAGGATTGAACATTATGTTTATTTGCCAAAACATCTTTTAACTCATAATAGCTATCATCAGGATATAAATATGCATTCTTGAACACCTCTTGCATACCCTGCTCAACCATTTTACTAACACCAAAAGGATTTTCATTGCTGGCTAATTTTACAACATCTTCTGGATTTGTGCCAAACTCACAAACAACTAGTTCTATTGGTTTTCCTGTTTCATAGTTTTTTAAATTTGATAAAATTTTATTAAATTTCATCCCTCATCTCCATTGAGATAACTCCCAAGCCATGTTACCTCTATCCCGATTTTCTTACATGATTTTAATACATTTTGAACTCTATCATCATCTATATGCCCATCAAAATCAATAAAAAACAAAGATCTAAACTCACGCTGTTTTATAGGTCTGCTTTCTAGCTTGCTAAGATTTATATTTTCAGATTTAAAAAGATTTAACAAATCAGCCAAAGAACCCGGAAGATGATCTGTTTTTGCAAGTATTGATGTTTTTGAGTGCTTTGTCTTATTTGTTTTAAAATCACTCAAAACAAAAAACCTAGTTCTATTTGCCATATTATCTTCAATTGTTTCAAACATTATAGGAACATTATAAAGTTTAGCAGCTATCTTAGAACAAATCGCGGCTGATTCTTTATCTTTAGAAGCCAAAAAGGCAGCATGTGCTGTTGATTTTGCAGCAATAAAAGTAACACCTGAAAGCATATGACTTTCCAAAAAATTTCTGCACTGATTATAACCTTGTGGATGAGAATATATTGTTTTTATATTTTTTAGATTTTCATTTAGACTAATAAAACTATGATGAATATCCAAATAAATTTCTGAAACTATTTTAACATTTTCAAACTTAGCCAAACAATCAAAAGTAGCACCGACTGCACCTTCTGTATTGTTTTCTATCGGAACAACTCCGTATTTAACCTCTTTTTGAGATAACTTTGTAAATACTGATTCGATACTTGCAAGTGCTAGGTATTCGCTCATTGCTCCAAAACGACTCTCTGCAGCTTGATAAGTATATGTGCCTTCTGGCCCAAGATATGCTATTTTTTGTGGCATTTCAATATTTCTACTTACCGCAAAAATTTCAAGATATATTGATTCAATTGCTGATTTATTTAAAAGATTATCCTCATAACTTTCTAAGCGATTTAATATAGCCTTTTCACGCTCAGGTCTATAAATAGGAGAGCCATTAGTTTGTTTTAACTCCCCTATTTTCTTGACAAATTTCATTCTTTGATTTAATTTTTCTAAAATCAAATCATCAATATCATCAATATCTTTTCTTAAATCATCAATATCTTGCATTATTCCAAACACTCCTTTTCAAGAGCTATAACATCATCAAAGCTTTCTCTTTTTCTTATAAGCTTGTCCTTATTGCTTATGATTGCCACCTCAGCAACCCTAGGTCTTGTGTTATAATTAGAACTCATACTAAACCCGTATGCCCCAGCACTTTTAACAACAATCAAATCGCCGCTTTCGCATATAGGCAACTTTATGTTTTTAGCCAAAAAATCACCGCTTTCACATATAGGACCAACTACATCACAAATTGTATGATCTTTATCTTTTCCAACAACACTAATTCCATGATAAGCATTATACAAACTAGGTCTTAAAAGATCATTCATAGCACCATCTACAATAACAAATCTTTTGTCTTTATTTCTCTTTTCATATAAAACCTTGGTTAAAAACTCACCGGCATTGCCAACTAAAAACCTACCAGGCTCACACACTATAGTTATATCATGACCTGAAAGATTTTTTAAAATTCCTTGTGCGTAATCATATAAGCTTACATCTCGCTCATCATTATAAACTATACCGATACCACCACCAATATCAAAAAATTTAATATCAATATCAACTGATTTAAGTTCAGTCAATAGTTTGCTTACTATGCCAGAAGCTTGTATTATAGAGCTTATATCTGTTATCTGAGAACCTATGTGAAAATGTATTCCTATTGGTTGCAAGTTATCTGATTTTTTTGCTTTTATATACATTTTTTTAGCTGTATCTATATCAACACCGAATTTATTTTCATTTAATCCTGTAGAGATATAAGGATGAGTATTTGCATCAACATCTGGATTTACTCTTATGCTAATTCTTGCTACTTTTTGTAGCTCCCTAGCGATGTTCTCAACTCTTTCAAGTTCAGCTTCGCTTTCTAAATTTATCATAAAGATATCGTTTGTCAAAGCATACTTTATCTCATCATCTCTTTTTCCAACACCACTAAATATCATCTGATAAGGCTTTGCACCAGCAATCAATGCTCTTTTTATTTCTCCCACGCTAACACAATCAAATCCAGCACCCAAAGAGGCTAAAAATTTAAGCAAACTTAAGTTTGAGTTTGCTTTTACTGCATAGCAAACAAGAGATTTTCTACCGCTAAAAGCTTGTTTTAGGTCACTATATCTTAAAGCAATTTTGTCAAAATCATATATATAAAGCGGAGTATCATACTTTTGTGCTAAGCCGAAGTAATCCATAAAAAACCTTATTGTAAAAATGGATAGATTTTACAAAAAAAATGCCAAAAATTGGCTTAACGATTGAGCCTAAACAGATAAATAGAATAAAATGCCAATAAAACAACAGGCATAACAATACCTAGCTCTGGAATCAATGCTCCAGTAGCTGAAAATTTGGCAAGTATAAATAAAACTCCCCATATTATAAGAGTTACTAACACATATACAAAACTAGCCAATGCTAGATTAAAAAACCTACCCACAACAGGCAAATGATAATATAATATAAAAACTAAAATCGGAGCGAATAATGGTGCTATTGTTAGAGTATAAAATATAGATTTTGCATTATTTATAGATGCACCCTCTCCTTGAAATGTTGTTATAAAATCAATGGTATCTAAAACGGAAAGGCTTATTCTTTCATCGCTATTTGCACTTTGTATATTTTTGGGAGTAAAGCCTTTTAACGAATGAACGTTGGAATTTGTTTTTATATCTAAACCTTTTTCTCCAACTTGTAATTTTTTAGGCAATACTATAGTTTTTGTATCATTTAAAATCCACTCATCTGAACTAAATTTGGCATTATTGGCAAACATAATATTGTTTAATGTTGTGTTGTTTATATCAAAAATGGCAATATCTGAGATACTTTGCTCTAAAGGGTTGAGTTCTTTAATATATATAAATTTTCCATCAAATTTTAAAAAAGAGTCAGTTGTGTTTCTTTTTACACTAAACCCGTCTTTAATACTCTTTTGATAATCATACATATATGCAAAAGATGTAAAATTAAGCAAAATATACAAAACTGTAATGGCACATGATATCAAAAATGGAATTTTTATCAAAGAATTTTTATAAACGCCTAAAGCATAAAAGCTTACAAACTCATTTGAACGAGCTATACCTATAAAACAGACAACTGTTGCTAAAACCAAAGAAATGGGCATTGTATATGATATGGCAGTTAAAAAAGTAGCGCCCACATATAAAAGTTGCAAACCAGCAGAGACTGGTAAGTCTTTGAAATTTGAAAGCAAATCAATCCCAACATAAAACAATTCCAAAGCTAAAAATATAATCAAAAATGTCTTAAAATAAATCCAGCCAATATATCTAGAATAAAGTTTCAAAACATTACCTTAAATTTTATATCTAAACAGCATTTTGCCATTTTTTTAGTGTAAATTTTTGCGAGGCATAAGAAATATCATTTTTTATAAGTTCCAAAATAGCATTTTTAGCATACTCTAAAATATCATCTAAAATCTTTTTTTCATTATCATTAAAATCACCTAAAACAAAATTTGTAACATTGCCAGCACGACCGATACCTATTCTGACTCTCTCATAATCATTTCCGATTAAATTATCTATTGATTTAATGCCATTATGGCCTCCGCTACTACCGCCTTTTTTAAACTTAATAGCACCGAAGCTTAAATCAAGATCATCATGAACAACAATAATGCGATCTGGCTTATAAAAATCATTAACAGCTTTTACGCTGTTTCCGGAAAGATTCATATAAGTATTTGGTTTTAGAAGCAATGTATTTTTATGCTTATAAACATCGCCTTGAAATTTAGATGAGCTAACATCCACAAAATCGGAATTTAAAAGCTTGTCTATAAGCATAAATCCGATATTGTGTCTAGTATTTTTGTATTGTTCAGTGGGGTTACCTAGCCCCACGATAAGAATCATTATAAGACTTCTTTTATCTAGCTTTTATTACCCCAAGAACTGCTATACGGTCAGCATCTACCATAGTAACACCATCTGGAACAACAATATCGCGAACCAATATAGTATCATCTATATCAAGTTTGCTAACATCAATATCAAAAGAGTTTGGTAAATTCTCAGCAGTACACTTAACAGCTATACGTCTTTTTGATTGTATTAAAACACCTTTGTTTTTAAGACCTATTGGAGTGCCATAAGGCTTAACAGGTATAAGATATTTTGAAACAAGACCAGGAATAGCTACTTTAAGATCAACGTGTTTTAAATTATTTGTAACAGCATCTCTTTGATAATCAACGATAACGACTTTGTATACATTCTCGCCAACTTTTACATCAAATGCAAGGGTCTCTTTTTTGCGAGCTTCTTTTATAAATTCATTTACTTTAAAAGCTGCTGCAACATTCTCTAATCCCTTACCATAAATGTTCGCGATTAGATAACCATCTCTTCTCAAAGCCTTTGCAGACTTCTTACCGATACTCTCTCTAACGATACCTTCTAACATCGTCATCCTTTCATAAAAAAATAGGTACGGATTATACCTAAAAATTAATAAATTTTATATTAGTCACCATCTTGAATTTGTTTAAGTGCAATTATACTATCTTTAAATCTATCATCTTGAGAATGCTTTTTAACACCTATCACATTTTCTTGCTTAGCAAGATTTGAATTTTTTATTTTGATTTCAAGGTCATTTGGTCTACTAGCCTTTTCAAGAGCTTCTTCTCTATCTATAACGCCCTCTTCATAAAGCTCTAATAAATGCTGGTCAAATGTCTGCATACCATAGGTATTTTTGCTTTCAGAAATAGCTGTAAAAATTTCATCTTCTCTGTTGTTTGCGATTATATCTCTTATTCTTATATTTTTAATCAAAACCTCAACAGCTGCTCTTCTTTTTCCATCTTTTGTTTTTACAAGTCTTTGAGAAATTATAGCAGCAAGCACGGAAGAAAGTGTCATTTTTACCCTATTTTGTTCCTCTTTAGAAAACATACTAACTACACGACCAATAGTCTCTTTGGCGTCTACTGTATGAAGAGTGGAAAGCACTAAGTGTCCTGTTTCTGCTGCGTGTAAAGCTGTTTCTACTGTTTCAAGATCTCTCATTTCACCAACCAATATAACATCTGGATCTTCACGCAAAGATGCTCGCAATGCTTCTGAGAAATTTCTGGCATCTTGCCCTACTGAACGTTGATTTATAAGACACTGTTCATCACTATAAACATATTCGATAGGATCTTCTATTGTTATAATATGCTTTTTTTTTGTCTTATTCATATGATTTATCATGCTAGCAAGGGTTGTTGTTTTTCCGCTCCCTGTTGGTCCAGTAACCAAGATGATACCTCTATGGAAATTTTCACATATTTTTTTGATAACAGGTGGAAGTTTTAAATCATCCATTGTTGGAAGTTTTGTAGGAATAGTTCTAAAAACTGCAGAAACGCCATCCATTTGAAAAAATATATTTACGCGAAATCTATAATCATCATTTAATTTATAAGTAAAATCAACATTTCTTTGCTCTACAAGATCTTTGAAATTTGTTCTAAGCAACTCTTTTGCTAAAGTAATCCCGTCTTGCTTACTTAAAATTTTATCACTCATAATTTGCATTTCGCCATTAAATCTACCACGAATATAGCTATTTGATTTAATATGTAAGTCACTTCCTTCACGCTCTATAAGTTGTCTTAAATAAGCATTAAGCTCATCTCTTAGCTTAAAATCAAGCTTGGAAACATCAACATCATGTTGATTATCAAGCATTATTTTAATCCTTTTAATATGTCATCAAATGCAACAACAAATGCTTTTAGACCATCATTTAACAAATCCCTATAAGCTGTTTGAAGATCTATATTTGCATTTTTTAAAACACTAAAAAAACTATCTACATTTTCTTTACTTGTGGCTACTTTTGGCTCAGCCTTTTGCTTTATAAATTCCTTTATCGTATCCAACGGAGCTGTATTGATAGTATTTTCAAACATAAGCTCACGAACATAATAATCAGCCCTTAACTCGTTCCCCTTAACACCAGTGCTTGCAAATAAAGCTCTAACATTACTTAAATTCTCATCTTTTATCATATGATATATTTTAGTAGCATTCATTATGCCGATTTGAGATTTAGGGAGACTTTTTTCTTGCATTTTATCATCAAGCAATCTATCAAAACGACTGACAAAAATACTTATAACGCCTTGTGGTAGCATAGTATTTACAAAACGCTTTTGATACTGAGCTACACCATCTTTAAAGGCATCCAAACATCCTCTAGCTTGCTCAGGAGAAAAAATTAAAGTAGCATTTACGCTAATTCCATCTGCCATCAAAGCACTCATTGCTTCAAATCCTTCTTTTGTGGCAGGAACTTTTATCATAACATTTGGCATTTTGATCATCTGATGAAGTCTCTTACCTTCTTCCACAGTGGCATTAACATTATCATGCAAATTTGGATCAACCTCAATGCTAACAAAACCATCATCATTATTTGCATAATTTTTTAAAAGCTTGCAAGCTGCCATTTTGATATCTTGAGTAGCTAAAGTTTCATATATATCTTTTGGATGTCTTTTGTGGCTATTTTTAATAGCTGTCTTATAAGCTTCACTTCCAACGAAAGCTGATTTAAAAATAGCAGGGTTGCTAGTAGCACCATTTATAATATCTTTGCTGATCAAATCAACAAATTCGTTATTTAAAAATTCTCTTTCAATAAAATCGCACCAAAGCGAAAAATTAATATTTTTGTTATACATTTTTTACCTAAATAAGTTTTAAAATTTCTCGTAGATCTTTTTTATCAACACAATGTGTAGCGTTTTGTTTTAAAATTTCATTAGCACAAAAAGCAATTTTGAGACTTGAATACTCAAACATAGAAATATCATTAGCACCATCTCCAACACACATAGTATTAGAAATATCTACATTAATTATTTTTTGAATTTTTTGAAGCATTTTGCCTTTTGAAAAGCCAAACATCATCTCTCCGCCAACTCTGCCCGTAAGTTTTCCATCTTTTTGGTGCAAGATATTTGCAAAACTAGCATCAAAATTTAATTTTTTTTGCATAGCATTGGTGCCTAAATCAAACCCTCCGCTAAATACAATAACCTTAATGCCTTTAGCTTTTAAATTTTCAATAAGCTCTTTAGCACCATTCATAACAGGTAAATTCTCGCATATATCTTTTGCAAGAAAATACGACATCCCCTCTAGCAAAGAGACTCTAGAGGTTAAGCTTTCAAAAAAGTCAAGCTCGCCAGCCATAGCCTTTTTTGTTATATTTTTTACCTCATCTCCAACACCATATGATTGGGCGAGAATATCAATAGTCTCGCCATCCATTAGTGTTGAATCAAAGTCAAAAATACAGAGTTTTATCAAAACAAACCTTAAAAGTCACGCTTTAAAAGGCTTTCAACCTTTAA
This genomic window contains:
- the fliH gene encoding flagellar assembly protein FliH — its product is MKSSVITNEIANKHFVENYRFKVLGSDMSNEKDKISHEQHTSSSSEDENNKNIEPQQNNINQQNIQSYETQNKSSNFDAGFVEELLKKTDELSSNMIKLQMQIENQESEFTKRLEAEVARAKEDGKNEGIAESNSAFDAKLKELNDKFNASIEKLAVKFNELDEFILKNEQDLAETSISIAKEVIGSEVEQKSEKIAYAVTKNLLQDIKDAKNITLRVNPDDGEYLKNAFLENSHIKIELDDAISKGGVVIISELGNIDATLQTRIEKLKTLME
- the fliG gene encoding flagellar motor switch protein FliG gives rise to the protein MAIKLSDQQKLIYDDLSMPEKIAILLIQLGEESTSLLFSHMDVDVITDISGYIATSKNIDKQVAGAILEEFYALMQSNQYMRSGGLEYAKEILYRTFGPEAAQKILDKLAKSMENTKSFGYLTKIKPQQLADFIVKEHPQTIALILAHMDATGAAETLAYFPDELRSDVVIRMANLGDISPSVIKRVSTVLEGKLESLTSYKVEVGGPRAVAEMLNRLGQKASKATISYIEQNDEKLANTIKELMFTFEDISTLNANAIREILKNVEKKDLMVALKGSSDSLKDKFLSNMSQRAAEAFKEEMGYLGAVRVKDVEDSQRRIVEAVQALAEQGVFQVGEADEMIE
- the fliF gene encoding flagellar basal-body MS-ring/collar protein FliF; protein product: MDLKALLQQISQVYQKLSLRQKIVIASSVVVVVGFLVFLTLFKSKTNTYAGYSVLFENISANDSALIIDQLTKDGVDYKLVNEGTILVPNADVYKERISVATLGIPKESKIGFEIFDKQEFGATDVEQRVKYQRALEGELARTIESLAPITKATIRIAFPKETVFTERQSPPTASVVLELKSGGSLGAKQIFGIKNLVAASVTNLTLENVKIVNQDGVALGEEDGFDSEMIIQQIRYKKEFENNYEQKIINVLAPIVGGTNKVVAKVNIEFDFDKKDSQSEVYDPNNVVRSESNVEEKRQGRTKNDIQGVPGAVSNIGPVEGLDDNKLEEQYNKSSQQTNYEISKKITNVKGQFATILRVSAAVVVDGIYQNKKDENGNLLDEFEYISLNDSQKASITNLIKQAIGFNASRGDEVTLDNFEFKNLTRVSPTQKVNGFMQDYIIPFMPLLKYIFAIFLLYLFYKKVIVVFMQKMLEDIKEDEDDLGIDHLENLEIDDEDTLEKFKAAKKKVEEQLGLTGEFNEDELKYDVLLEKMKGIVQERSEEISILLQDMVKNDSDFNVRKEL
- the hisC gene encoding histidinol-phosphate transaminase, with amino-acid sequence MKFNKILSNLKNYETGKPIELVVCEFGTNPEDVVKLASNENPFGVSKMVEQGMQEVFKNAYLYPDDSYYELKDVLANKHNVQSSNIIIGAGSDQIIEFCVHTKANKKSAVLMAGATFAMYEIYAKQVGAEIIRTKSKTHNLKELKELYKANKDKISIIFLCLPNNPLGECADAKDVYKFINKIKKNVLVVVDCAYMEFASFKDKDKLIQAKYLIENFENAIFLGTFSKAYGLGGMRIGYGIANKFIISELNKLRPPFNITTLSLRAAILALQDQNFVDECVKSNFLEMKRYETVADSLNIEYIPSYANFITLKFKEQNSTDICQNLLKKGIILRDLQSYGLNAIRITIGTSEQNTKVLEHLREILK
- the pheA gene encoding prephenate dehydratase, with amino-acid sequence MQDIDDLRKDIDDIDDLILEKLNQRMKFVKKIGELKQTNGSPIYRPEREKAILNRLESYEDNLLNKSAIESIYLEIFAVSRNIEMPQKIAYLGPEGTYTYQAAESRFGAMSEYLALASIESVFTKLSQKEVKYGVVPIENNTEGAVGATFDCLAKFENVKIVSEIYLDIHHSFISLNENLKNIKTIYSHPQGYNQCRNFLESHMLSGVTFIAAKSTAHAAFLASKDKESAAICSKIAAKLYNVPIMFETIEDNMANRTRFFVLSDFKTNKTKHSKTSILAKTDHLPGSLADLLNLFKSENINLSKLESRPIKQREFRSLFFIDFDGHIDDDRVQNVLKSCKKIGIEVTWLGSYLNGDEG
- the lysA gene encoding diaminopimelate decarboxylase, translating into MDYFGLAQKYDTPLYIYDFDKIALRYSDLKQAFSGRKSLVCYAVKANSNLSLLKFLASLGAGFDCVSVGEIKRALIAGAKPYQMIFSGVGKRDDEIKYALTNDIFMINLESEAELERVENIARELQKVARISIRVNPDVDANTHPYISTGLNENKFGVDIDTAKKMYIKAKKSDNLQPIGIHFHIGSQITDISSIIQASGIVSKLLTELKSVDIDIKFFDIGGGIGIVYNDERDVSLYDYAQGILKNLSGHDITIVCEPGRFLVGNAGEFLTKVLYEKRNKDKRFVIVDGAMNDLLRPSLYNAYHGISVVGKDKDHTICDVVGPICESGDFLAKNIKLPICESGDLIVVKSAGAYGFSMSSNYNTRPRVAEVAIISNKDKLIRKRESFDDVIALEKECLE
- a CDS encoding LptF/LptG family permease codes for the protein MKLYSRYIGWIYFKTFLIIFLALELFYVGIDLLSNFKDLPVSAGLQLLYVGATFLTAISYTMPISLVLATVVCFIGIARSNEFVSFYALGVYKNSLIKIPFLISCAITVLYILLNFTSFAYMYDYQKSIKDGFSVKRNTTDSFLKFDGKFIYIKELNPLEQSISDIAIFDINNTTLNNIMFANNAKFSSDEWILNDTKTIVLPKKLQVGEKGLDIKTNSNVHSLKGFTPKNIQSANSDERISLSVLDTIDFITTFQGEGASINNAKSIFYTLTIAPLFAPILVFILYYHLPVVGRFFNLALASFVYVLVTLIIWGVLFILAKFSATGALIPELGIVMPVVLLAFYSIYLFRLNR
- the pth gene encoding aminoacyl-tRNA hydrolase, producing MILIVGLGNPTEQYKNTRHNIGFMLIDKLLNSDFVDVSSSKFQGDVYKHKNTLLLKPNTYMNLSGNSVKAVNDFYKPDRIIVVHDDLDLSFGAIKFKKGGSSGGHNGIKSIDNLIGNDYERVRIGIGRAGNVTNFVLGDFNDNEKKILDDILEYAKNAILELIKNDISYASQKFTLKKWQNAV